The Neomonachus schauinslandi chromosome 13, ASM220157v2, whole genome shotgun sequence DNA segment TACGCATGCGCTCAGCCACAGAAGATCTCTTTGAAGTACATAGAGTGAGTGGCAGGGGACTTCTAGGTCCCGTCAACAGCAGCTGTGTTGCATTTATAACTTGGCTGGCCCCTGGCCAGGATGGCCAGATTCCACAGAAAGCTGATACTCACCTACCTACCCGTCTGTCTGTTGCCTTTCCATGCATCTCCCTCTCCACTGTCTCTGACCCAACCCAGCTCCCCCAGATGTCAGAATTGGGCTGCTCCCTCTGGGGCAGAAGCCAATGGCAGATGGAATGACACAGGATCCCTTTGTAAATTCCCAGTTCCTGAGAGAATGTCTTGGGAAATCAGTTGACAATGTCAGTGTAAAGCTCTTCTGAGGGCAGACATGCCTTGGAAATTAATTTTGTGTGAGACACTTGTGTTGCATTATATTCCTCATTAGGACAGTTTCAAGTCCTGGGATTCCAACACCGCCTGATTCTTAGCCTAAATTTTCACTTTGCTCTGGGCAGTATCAACCAGGTTTGTCAACCCACTCACCAAATTTCAACTCTGTCCTGTCTGGACATCAAAATCAGTCGGggactcatattttaaaaataaaacagatcctTGGCCCTGTTCCTGAAATACTGGATCAAATCTCTAGGGAGTGGGACCTgagaatctatatttttaaccAGTTTGTTGGGGAATTTTGAGGCTGTTAGGCTGGTACCATTCTGAAACATGACCTCAGGGATTCACGGGTGCTCTGTGTTGCCCCGCGAAAGTATGTTATACATATGTGATCATTATTTCTCACACATGTTGtaggaaaaaaagattgagatctgGTCTGATTAATAGAATATCACAtcacactggggcacctgggcggctcagtcagttaagcatctgccttcggctcaggtcatgatctcagggtcctgggatcgagccccgagtcgggctccctgctcagcaaggagtctgcttctcccttctcctctgaccctccccccattgTGCTCACTCGTttgcacgcgcgctctctctcaaataaataaaatcttaaaaaaaaaaaaagaatatcatacCACACCAAAAGTAATCAGCTCCCGTAAAGACAGGTGGGGTTTAATTCCTGAATGGCTGTGGTTTTTATGGAGAGAGTGTatgtgtattaaatatatataaatataaatatatgacatttataaattttatgtatatttacacacacatgtatatatatctatgtatatatcttCTGTTGAGAAAGAAGCTCATGATTGCAGTATTCTGGGAACATCGGTTCCTAAATCAAAAGTAATTATGCTCTTAATTAGAGCCAAGTATACTGTAAAAATGGTGTCTCCAATATCTCATGGCAGGAAGGACTGGGGAATAGAGAACTTTATATCTCCAACTTTACTCCGAAACATGAAAGGCAAAGACATCAAGAAAGCCATTAGCTTCCACATGAAGAGGAACCAGAATTTGCTGGAACCCCGACAAAAGGTAATGTTGTGGCCTCTGCCGACACCAACCCTACCCCCTACCCCCAGCTGTCTGTTGTGAAACCTCAGAGAAAGCATTTTCAGTATTGCGTAGATTTTAGGCAAGCAAATAACTCTaacttaagtcttttttttccccctatttaaGCAACTTATTTCTGCTGCCCAGCTACGTTTAAATTATCTACAGATCCTTGGGGAACTCAAGACATATGGTGGAAGAATCTTTAATGCTACTCTAATGGTATGTATTCTAGAAGTGTGGACCCCTACTCTTAGGAGAGACTGTAGAGATCCTCTGAAGATTGGTGTATCTTTTAGCCTAAAATTCATGAGCACCCTGTCATGTACCAGAATTTGTCTGGGATGTGAAATATTACACCATCAGGGAGTGTTTATCATACTTGTTGCCAGCCCTGTGACAGATGCTGGGTAGAGACAGAACTCAGTAAGACATGATTTCTaccctcaaaaaatgaaacaaagtaccCAACAGACCAAGTGAGGCCATGGGAAAGGCACTGGACTCTTGCTGTGGAGTTTGAAGACAGAGGGCAGCCTTGCCGGCTTCAGGTTGAGTATGGCGGGGAGAAAGGATTAGGGAAAGGCAGGAAGGTTGGATTTGGCCAGATTTCAGTCTGGAGGAAAGGCATTCTGAGGGAAGGGAAATGTAGGCAGTTTACGCTGGTGCTTTGGGGATATGAAGGTGAAGAGGAAGAATGGGAAATTGTGAAAGAAAGATGAGGATGTTAGATTGACTGCCAGGCTGGGGTCCTGACTGTTCAGAAGGAAAGAATTGAGGGTGGatctgaaaaagggaaaagagaagccaAAGAGCTGTCTGCTCTGGtactccttcctcccccagcttgctTTCTGGAGCCTAGGACTCGAGCTCTGTGCTTTTCAGCAGGCGGGCTGTGGCTTACAGGGACTCTCCCCCATGGCACTGTTCAGACAGCCCCAGAACCCTCCAGCACAAAACCAGACAATCTGCCCATTAGAgggcttttaaatatttcaacaaaGCTCCTCTCAGTGTATATTTGGTGTGCTTCTGAGTCGTTTACAGTGATGGGTCAGTTTAATCAGATTGCTGACCTACCACTGTAGATGGACAAAGAGAATCAATgtttggagagaaaggaagagcatcagatagtcaggggaaggaaaaatagttGAGTCTTTGTACAAGTAGGTGTCAAAAAGGTGGAAAAGAGACTAGATCACAGAAAGGAAGGCTTGAAGGTACAAGAAAAACTTGCACTTTTACCACGGGCTACTCCTGTCCTCTCCCAGCCGTCAAGTTCCTGTCCCCAGCCCCCCTTGACTTTTCCTGTGTAAGGTGAGAACTGGTAACGGGAGATGCCAGCCACATTGAACTGGCTCAGGGTGCTTGCTAGGCACGAGGGGCTACCAACATAGATAAATACCGACTCTGTTGTCAGGGACCTTAATGTGAACATGACACTCAGATACGAATAATTACAGTGAGAAGTGGCAGCTCAGTGCTACCAAAGCAGGACAGAGGCTGTGGTGTGGGAACAACGCAGAGGAAAGGGGCTACTCTGGCTTGGGGAGACAGATGGAGCAGATGTTTTCCATAGGTAGTAGATTTTgatggaagctttttttttaagatttcttatttatttatttatttatttttaagatttcatttatttatttgacagagagagagacagtgagagagggaacacaagcagagggcagtgggagagggagaagcaggctttccgccgagcaaggagcccgatgcggggcttgatcccaggaccttgggatcatgacctgagccgaaggcagacgcttaacgactgagccacccaagtgccccaggatttcttatttatttaattgagagagagagagcaggagctggggagagggagaagcagactccccaccaagcagggagcccaatttgggacttgatccagggaccccgggatcatgacctgagcctaaggcagaggcttaaccgactgagccacccaggcacccttgacgGAAGCTTGTAAAGAGGGGTCAGGATTTCAATAGGGCGCAGCATGAATATGGGCACATAGGTGGGAAAACACAGGTTATATTTACGAAACAGGTAACAGTCCCGTGGTTTGGCTCTCTCTTGTGAAGCGTCTTGTAAGAGATACACTTATACTTAATTTAGCTGTAGATGGGGCCCTGGTTGGGCCATTGCCTAGTTTGGCAGTCTAGGGAAGAGTTGGTGAGGGAggatctaaaataaaaatcatggagTTTTGCAGAGAGAGGTATCATGTCTTGCATGTGCAATGTATTTTCACTCACTTGTGAATGAAAACTAATTCCTCTTCCACTGGATGCAGTTACAGGATAGAGAGTCGTATATTGCCCTTCTAGTTGGAGCCAAATATGGGATTAGCCAAATTATCAGTAGCAAACTCAACATCATGTCCACGTTGGCAGAGTTTGCAAACATCAGCCGTGTAGAGCTGACAGAAGAGTCCGAGAAAGTGAGCATGGTCAAAGTGTATCTTCAGGATGTCAAGGTAATGCATGGGGAAGAGATTTTGAATCCAACTTCTGGAATTTGGGGCTCAATTATCCTAGGGTAGTTTATGCAAATATGGATATTAACAAAATCTAATATCCAGCATTTGCTGAAGAGGATGAATCATCCATCCTGTATCATCAAAAGGAGAATAATGAACAGGGTGCATTTTCTTGGGAAGGTCCTAaaagggtttgggttttttgtttctttgcgtgtgtgtgtgtgtgtgtgtgtgtgtgtgtgttgttttgttttgtttggtgtaAACTGAGCTTGGAATATATACTTTTCTGATGGGTTTAGAAACTAAGAGGGCACACCAGATGATTTTATCACATGTATGGGACCAGAATGGCTGCTCAAGAGTTTCGAGTGGCAGcagtaaaaatgggcaaatgatgcAAAGTACTTCCCTAGCCTCTCTGCCAGGTCCTACATTGCCCTTCCTTTGCTTTAATTCTGACGTGCTCAAGGGTGCATTATTtgttattgcattatttttttttatcaccctcttcttccttctccatttgctttccttttctttttccagatcaGGTCTCAAAGGGGCCCCACTGCATGAATgaacagggtggggtggggtggggtggggtggttggGATGGGGAGGCTGGACTGGGGGTGAAGAAGCAGGAGACATGGTAGAGATTCAAGGGGAAGAACTCactgtgtgtctgtgagtgtgaATACGTGCATGTGTGGTTGTGTGTATGCGTACATGTATGCTTATTTCGAGTCTTGCAGGTGAGAATAGGAGACACCAGGCGGCCTGCCTGTGGGCCATGACTGGACTTACTTGGAATCTCTCATTGACCCCACGTGGCCTTGTTGTCAGTCTTCGGACTGTCTCTGAGCCCTTTATGTAAGAGCTCTCTTTATCTTCAAAGGTTCTGACATTGCTACTGGAATCTAACAGTGCAAAAGACCTGGCCTGCCTGGTTGCTGGGTACTACAGGCTGTTTGTGGACCCAGATACCTCCATTTTCCTCTGGCCGGGAAACAAACAACAGGTGCACCGGGTATCTGCTGAAGAAGGTGAGGTGCTGAGGCTTGCTCCTATAAGGATCGGCCCTTTCCCCAGCCTAAAGGAAGGGAGTGAATTGAGTTGAGCTGAGACTTCCACCTAAGTGGATGGGAgctattttcccatttatttcctGGTAAACAGTTGATCTTTCTAAAATCCTAAATAGGCTTTCTTTGTAGCTGAGAGTCCCCTAAAGACACGAAATGCTGTTGAATGTCTCTGATTCCCTGTGGTATTTCCTAAAATCATCTCTAAGATCCActgtattttgtctttattttagcaaaaaaagatgttattcatttattcagaaagTACAGATGACCTAGGTTTTTATTCTACATCTAGGTGCTCTGTTgcattttcttgaattataatAGAAATTCTCAACCTTACGTGTTTAGAAGAAGGGGATACTGGAGATAAAAGGAAATCGAAATCATATATAAGGAATGAAGTAGTGAAGGCCAGATGAGATGAACAATCCCCCAGGCCAGCTCCCAGTTTCTCTCAGGCTTTTGCTTCAGCACTGTTGATGCAGCGTTTTCCCACTGGTTTGCTGATAAACGTTGAAATACTCCCACTACGGCTAATTTCAGGCTACCAACGTGATGTCACTGAACGTGGAGGTGGGAAGAGATGCTCAGTAGCACAACATTATGTAACCTTTCCTCCATTTGGATCAGATGGGCATAAATAATCTCAAGGGATTAGATAATAGtaagataaagtaaaataattaggaagtgatgagttttggggacttgttgttttggttttaacATGGTTTATGAACAAGGGATGATATCTTAGAATCTTACCAGACAATGCAGAGTGGGAGCAGTTGTGAAGGTCTGGTGGTGGGAGGGACTGCTtctgctggggcagggggcagtgggagggaaggCACTCTAGAGGGGGGATGTTTGAAGTAGATCTTGAAAGACTGGTGGAATTAACCAggcaaagaagagaggagagatcatTTGAAGCAGAGGGGACAACATGGAGGCATGACACAAAGGGCAAAGTCATGATCTGTGAGAAGCTCTCTGTGGTGGCTGGAGCATGTGAAGCCTGCAGGGGATGACCAGGCTGCTGAGGAGGGGTCAGGGCCACACTGTGAGGGGGTGACCAGGCTGCTGAGGAGNNNNNNNNNNGGTCAGGGCCACACTGTGAGGGGGTGACCAGGCTGCTGAGGAGGGGTAGGTCCACACTGTGAGGGGGTGACCAGGCTGCTGAGGAGGGGTAGGGCCACACTGTGAGGGGGTGACCAGGCTGCTGAGGAGGCGTTAGGGCCACACTGTGAGGGGTGACCAAGCTGCTGAGGAGGGATTGGGGCCACACTGTGAGGGGCCTTAACTCCTGTGGGAGAGCTTAGGTTCCTCCCTGTAGGCAGAGGAAGCCATCAGGGGATTTAAGTAGAGTATAATGTGATCAGAGAGAAGTTTTTAGAATTATCACACTGGAGGCTATGgtagaagagaaattagagaCCTGGGTCAATGCCCTCAACCTTCCTGCCATGAATTCTTCCTGAGTACCAGCAGCTAGATGAGTTTTGATTGTCCTAAAAGCCCGGTAGCACCAGTGGGTCCCCAAGGCCAGGCTTCAAAATGGTGCCAGCCTACTAGCCTCAGAATCCCACATAAGTTGCTAAGAATACAGATTTTCAGCCCCATTCCCTAGATATTTGACTTAGTACATCAGGGTTAGGGCTGAGGatctgtttgattttttaaatatgattccCCATTTGGGGAcaggacagagctgggatttgaggaGGGGCCTAGCAAACCTGCGTGATGCTGCCCAGAGCAGAGTGAAATCCAGCCACATAACCTCCATGTTTCCACGAACACATAGCTCTGCTCGGAAGTAGTCCTGTCTCCATTACGCCGTTCAGGTAGATGTGGGAAAGTAGCCCGATGTGTGGGGAGAACATGGACTCTGGGATCCCATGCGTCCTGTGTCAGCCAATGCAGCGTGATCTTGGCTGGCCACCCTGGGGAATGGGAGGGCAGGCAGAATGAGGGATGGGAGGACATACACCTCTGCCAGTCCCTGAATGCTGTCACCTAACCCCCGGGGTCCCTTGCATTACAGGCTACGAATCCAGGGCGTGCAGCGACTCAGAGGAGTCCTCTGAACTGGATTGTGTGCTGGAGCCTCTCTCTGACAGACAACTGCTGAAGCTGGGTCCCTGCAGACCGCTCGTCAAAGAGGAGCTGCCTCCTGGGGACAGCCCCACGCCTGAGGCGGCCAGGAGGGGCCCGAGCATCGCCGGGGCCAGCAGCATGACAGACAGTGCTGAGTCCGAGGCATCTGACTCGGCCAACACTGAGAGCCGAGGCTGCAGGACCAGTGGCTCCAGTGAGTCCATGGACGCCCTGGAAGAGGATGATTTGGACACTTGCTCTTCCAGCaggtctggcttcttccactccaGCTCACCGGGCTTCCCAGAGACTCTCGGTTCCAACAGccaagaggagagaagcaggattGAAACCAGTGGCTTCCTCTGTCTCCTGGACCTGGCCCAGAGAGCCAGTCCTCCATGCCAGAAGACAGAGTTTTCTGAGAGTCCTGCTCCTGAGACTTTCAGCTGGGGACCAGAACTGAGTGCAGTCAGGCTGGACCCCAGGCTGTATGAGGGCAGCCAGACCGGCTACTATAGTCTGTGCTCCGGTGTCTCCCTGGCCAGGCACCTGAGCGACAGCTCAGAGAGCACAGCCTCCCGGCAGGGCGGGGGCCTGCCGGCCTGCGGTCAGCAGCCCAGCTCCACTCTGGAAGCCCTGGCCCCGCACCTGCCGCTGGCCTTGGAGGATGGTAGCTCGGATGAGGAATACTATGATGCTGCTGACAAGCTCACACCCCCAGATGCCCTCTCAGGTGAGCCCTCCCCAGCAGGTCTGCAGACTCGGCAGGCAGCTCCTGAACACCCAGCAGGGGCAAGGACCAAGCTGGAAGGGAAAACACATGAGTAAAGCAGGGTCCTTGTCCTTGTTTGAGAAGGCCCAGCGGGGCTCAGTGGACCAAGTTATAAGTGTCATAACTTCAAGTCAATGCTACAGGGAGGTTCAGAGAACTATAGGCGAGCAAAGATGGGAGGCGCTAATTCAACAGgaaaggcttcccagaagaggtgGCAGATGGACTGGGCCTTGTGTGGTGGACAGAATTTACACAGAGAAGGGTTTGACAGGAGTGCTCAGCAGAGAGAAGTGGCTGCGTCATTACTGACCCTGACGCTACATTAAGTGAGGCTTTGAAGCAAGAAGAACCTGATAGGCCATTGGTGGCCCCTTAAGAGACTTACACATAAGAAAAGGCAGGGGATCTGTTGGTCCTGTTTCTTTCTGGTTCCTTATCCTTTCCTCCACAAAGAGTGTGGGGTGTCTTTCCACATAGAGTGACTTCCTGAGTTGACTTAAGATCCTTGCAggacacttacacacacacacacacaatatgctgaaggaaaaaaaaaaattggaaaatagcaCACAGACATCGATGGTGACCCAGCAGAAGCTGAGGAAGCTGcagcccttttattttttttttttttcaacccttCCCTGTTCCCTGCCCTCCGGTGGTTTCCTGATGTTGGTGGGAGAGAGGCCAGCTCCTGAGCAGCCCCCATGAGGCACCTCGGGGTCCTCTGTGACATggcatctttctctctctctccgtcctCCTGAGCCCTCTTTCTGCATACCTACCACAGAGACCTCCTTGCTGTTCTTGAAGAGTGCCATGCTCTTTCCTACCTCTGGCCTTTGTTGTGCTGCTCTTTCCACCTGAAACACGCCTCACCCTGATCTTTGGCTGTTAATGCCCACCCATCTATCAGGTCCCACCTGGAAATTCACTTCCCCCGAAACATGGGCCCAGACTGCCAAGACTAGGGCTATGTTTTCATAGCCTCCTGGGGGCTTCCTGCCTAGTCCTTAGCATTGCCTATAATTGTCTATTTGTGTGATTTTTGTGTTGATGTTTCTCTTCCTCACTAAAAACCCAAGAATTCCTTAGAGTGTAGGAGCTGTGTATTTCACACTCAGCCctgtgtgcccagcacatagtGCCTGGCaattttgctaaatgaatgaatgaactctcCACCATCTACCCTGAGTTCATTAACGGACCATACCCCTAGAGAAGGAGAAACTTAGAGCAAGTTTGCACTGTTCTCCAAAGAATCCAGCCAACTGCCATCCATGCCCTCCGCTTTGCCTTGCTGGTCCGGCCATTGTGCAGGGGTCAAGATGGGGGCGCAACAGAGACTGAAACATGggtgggcatcagaatcacccaagGGACCAGGTTTAAATACGACAGCTTCTTAGGTGGTAGCCTCCAAGATTCCGATTGAGGAGGCCTGAGGAGCAGCCTAGGAGATGATAAGGTTTTTAACGAGGTATAGCCAAATTGGAAACAACGGGTCTGAGTCCCTCAGATTCTCAAGTGCTGGGTTATGATCCTGATTCCTTCTGCCTGATTCCCTGGACTTCTTCACAAAGTGCTTCTCCACTCAGAAAGGTCCATCCTGGTATGCACAAAACCCCTCATACCTGCAACTGAGTcgtgacactttttttttttttttaagattctatttatttgagagagagagagagcagggaggggggaggagcagagggagagggacaagccgactctgtgctgagcatggagcccgatgcagggctcgattccacgaccctgagatcacgacccgagccgaaaccaagagtcagacgtctaaccaactgaaccatccaggtgcctggAGTCGTGACACTTTTTGTCAAGAGAAGGCTCCCTCCGTCCTCATGCCTGTGGTGGCAATAAGAACAGGGGTGGTAGCAGCTGCTGTCACTGACCTCCTGGCAGACACAGACCTTGTTCTGGGAGCTTGATATGCACCAGTTCGCTGTACCTGCGCGGGAGTGCAGGGCTGCCCACTACCGCAGGTACTGACTGACTTGGGTCGACATAAGCACAAAGAAAGAGTGTTGGAAAGATGTCAGATAGTTAGAGAATTGCTAGCGAATGTGAAGAGCTGGTTTAAACCAGGCCCAGAGACTGTGTGACAGGATTCCTCATCGTATTATCAGGAGACTGTGGCTGCAAAGGATGGGCtctgcttattattattattattattttattttttaaagatttatttattctacagagagagagcctgatgtggggctcaatctcatgatcctgagatcacgacctgaaccaaaaccaaaagtcagacacttaaccgactgcgctcccaggcgccccttattattattattttaaatctatgTGTTCAAGTGTGAAAATCTAGGAAATTTGTGGCTGACTTTCTAGGTCATAAATCTGGCTACTTGACTGATTGTGGATAGGGCACAATCATGAAGAGTTCCAACAGACTGTAACCATTGGGGGAGATTTCAttcatctcattttcattttggtactgattttcatttcatttggtaCTGTGAccaaaagacaataaaatggGTTGTGGGCAACCAAGAATCAAaaactattattcccatttattaGATGAGCAAATTGAGGAGGTCAAGAATTAGCATGCCCAAGGTGACCCGGctcagccaggatttgaacccaggcaatccTGAGTCCTGAGCCCAAGTTCTCTTagtctctttgtttttcttcatttcatgtaCTCTTTCCTTTGTTGATTCTCAGGGCCCAGAGCTGTTCCTGCTGCAGAGCTCAGTGCCACAAGCTTGAAGAATAAGTTTAGCACTTGCACCCCTGAGGATAGCCTGAATCCTGGGCCAGATGGAAGGGAACCaagcagaaggggaggggtgAAGAAGTATGCCAAGACCCTGAGGAAAAGAAGGTCTTTCCTACGGACTGACTACACCTGTCAAGTCTCATTTCCCCTGGTGCCCTCAGCCTCCCTGGAGAGTGTGGACGATGTGTGCTACTACAACAGGGAGCCCTATCTGGCCCTCAGTGCATCCTCCCCAACTGTGTCCTCTCTGCAGGACATGCAGGGTGAGCCCGGCCTCCTAGAGACCAAGGCCCTGGGGCTGCTGGGTCCCTTGAGGAAGACCAAGAGCAAAACCCCAGCCTCCCGGGTCATGGAGATGGAGCCCGAGACCATGGAAACCAAGTCAGTCATCGACTCTCGAGTGTCTTCTATTTCTGCTATTCGCCTCCGGATTGACCTCAACCACAAAGAGAGTTCTGGGGATGCCCCCCTGACTGCCACTGTTGCCAGTTCCCCGGCAAGTACCCCTCACCATTCCAATCCAGGCTCACCTGGTCCAGATAACGCTCAGGCAGAGCCTTCCCAAACCTTGTCTCCATTTCAACACTCGGTTGGCAGTGCCCCCAAAGAACTCACCCTCGAGCTTGGGGAcagcacctcctccctccccagtgctGACCCAAACCCAGATAGAGGCTGCCTGCCCCTCAGCCCAGGGCCGCATAATGCCTCTCAAGCAGCCACTCTAGAGCTGGGAGGAGTCCAGTTGGAAACAGGGCTGGGATCTTTGTCTACAAATCCTCTGCAAGAAACTGCCCCCAAGCGCACACAGCCTCTGTTGTCTCTTCCAATCAGGCCTAGAAGTGGTGAATGTGgaataaattcagcaaagaagATGGCTGCCTTTCCTACAGAGGAGGAGCAACAAGGACAGCTCTCTCTGGGACATGACGGAGAAGTTGCAAACAAAAATGGCCCCAGTTTATTTCGTGATGAATCTGGGCAAGATTCAGGTGACTCCAGGAGTGGCCTGTCGAATGCTGTGCCACAGACTACAGGTATCAGTGCCCCAGCTGGTGGAATAATAGCCTCGCTCTCCTTGAAGTCTCCTATAACAGGAACTGAGCAGATCCTGCCACATTCCCCCACGGGCCCCAAAGGACAAAGCAGAGAAACCCCAAGCCAAGCCGGCCTGGCCCCAGAGCAAAAACTATTGGAAGAGCTGGATTCAGACCCTGATTTCTTGCTTGGGGACCAGACCATTCCATCAGTCTTCCCTCTGGAGGGGGTCAAGGCTGAGCCACTCAACCATGTGATGGGGGAAGATACAGCCTCTAGGGACCCTCCACAGCAGATCTCTTTTAATCCAGGTCCTTCTTTGCCAAAGCCACTAGCATGTCCCCAAAAGGAGCCCCACTTAGAAGGTTCAAACCATTGCTCACTGTcagaaaacaaagtcaaaagcCCCAGCATCTGCCTTTCTGCTGAGAAGTCTTTCCTGTGCTTTGCCCCAGAAAGTCATCCTAAAGTTTCTGCCAGCCTCAGGATGGCCACGTCTTTGGGGTTCATGGGTACAAATGAGACGGTGGCCCCTAGGATTGGGATGGAGCCGTGCAGCTGCCAGTTCTCCTACGCCACGTGCTTCCGGGGCCTGCAGCCAGACGcagaggaagaagacaggaacTTGGAGGCACACCCCACGGCCCCACTCACCTCACCGCCCTCTGCAGGCAGCCAGCTGGCCCTGCCCTGGAGGCCTGCCCGGGCCCACAGCTGCAGCGCCGAGCCCCTGTTGAGGAGTAGCCAC contains these protein-coding regions:
- the FRMPD1 gene encoding FERM and PDZ domain-containing protein 1 encodes the protein MEEVESSLFQTRKAHRIEQMVARWLRRSRDSSARAKVAAADGSPGIPIQTLTPVKHTVKIDKDALLQDYGFHISESLPLTVVAVTAGGSAHGKLFPGDQILQMNNEPAESLSCERAVHILREAEDSLSITVVRCTSGVPKSSFLTEEKRARLKTNPVKVHFAEEVLVSGHSQGNSLLCMPNVLKLYLENGQTKAFKFEANTTVKDIILTVKEKLSIRSMEYFALALEEQYNISRLHLLHEEELIQQVVEREESQDYRCLFRVCFVPKDPLDLLKEDPVAFEYLYLQSCSDVLQERFAVEMKCSSALRLAALHIQERIYACAQPQKISLKYIEKDWGIENFISPTLLRNMKGKDIKKAISFHMKRNQNLLEPRQKQLISAAQLRLNYLQILGELKTYGGRIFNATLMLQDRESYIALLVGAKYGISQIISSKLNIMSTLAEFANISRVELTEESEKVSMVKVYLQDVKVLTLLLESNSAKDLACLVAGYYRLFVDPDTSIFLWPGNKQQVHRVSAEEGYESRACSDSEESSELDCVLEPLSDRQLLKLGPCRPLVKEELPPGDSPTPEAARRGPSIAGASSMTDSAESEASDSANTESRGCRTSGSSESMDALEEDDLDTCSSSRSGFFHSSSPGFPETLGSNSQEERSRIETSGFLCLLDLAQRASPPCQKTEFSESPAPETFSWGPELSAVRLDPRLYEGSQTGYYSLCSGVSLARHLSDSSESTASRQGGGLPACGQQPSSTLEALAPHLPLALEDGSSDEEYYDAADKLTPPDALSGPRAVPAAELSATSLKNKFSTCTPEDSLNPGPDGREPSRRGGVKKYAKTLRKRRSFLRTDYTCQVSFPLVPSASLESVDDVCYYNREPYLALSASSPTVSSLQDMQGEPGLLETKALGLLGPLRKTKSKTPASRVMEMEPETMETKSVIDSRVSSISAIRLRIDLNHKESSGDAPLTATVASSPASTPHHSNPGSPGPDNAQAEPSQTLSPFQHSVGSAPKELTLELGDSTSSLPSADPNPDRGCLPLSPGPHNASQAATLELGGVQLETGLGSLSTNPLQETAPKRTQPLLSLPIRPRSGECGINSAKKMAAFPTEEEQQGQLSLGHDGEVANKNGPSLFRDESGQDSGDSRSGLSNAVPQTTGISAPAGGIIASLSLKSPITGTEQILPHSPTGPKGQSRETPSQAGLAPEQKLLEELDSDPDFLLGDQTIPSVFPLEGVKAEPLNHVMGEDTASRDPPQQISFNPGPSLPKPLACPQKEPHLEGSNHCSLSENKVKSPSICLSAEKSFLCFAPESHPKVSASLRMATSLGFMGTNETVAPRIGMEPCSCQFSYATCFRGLQPDAEEEDRNLEAHPTAPLTSPPSAGSQLALPWRPARAHSCSAEPLLRSSHIWPEYCSRALRQLKAAPASSPEGFVQLTESLLELQDILEASWGDGKRHPPEKCTWHFSESRSRLCMGSQKLLSSCQHVIRMDQSPEEMQGAVRDTFQHLVQLAGLCFQFTDCGRCSGRHREAAGNLRDVVYTYHQFVEAARLACERGYHDLSVKLLARQCTALTAAVFCLTQKFRASAAL